From the Mangifera indica cultivar Alphonso chromosome 10, CATAS_Mindica_2.1, whole genome shotgun sequence genome, one window contains:
- the LOC123228333 gene encoding serine/arginine-rich SC35-like splicing factor SCL33, which produces MRGRSYSYSPSPRGYSRRRSPSPRGHYGGRGRDMPTSLLVRNLRHDCRPEDLRGPFGQFGRLKDVYLPRDYYTGEPRGFGFVQYLDPADAADAKYQMDGYVFLGRELTVVFAEENRKKPSEMRARERIRDQSYDQRRSPLEYSRSPRYEQSYSRRLDYYSQSPRRRRYPRSISPRDRKYRERSYSRSPYGSRSRSQSIEYSR; this is translated from the exons ATGAGGGGTCGAAGCTACAGTTACAGTCCTTCACCAAGGGGTTATAGCAGGAGGCGCAGCCCTAGCCCAAGGGGTCATTATGGAGGTCGTGGTAGGGACATGCCTACCAGTCTTCTGGTTCGGAACTTACGTCATGACTGTAG GCCAGAAGATCTACGTGGACCTTTTGGGCAGTTTGGTCGTCTGAAGGACGTTTACTTGCCTCGTGACTATTACACTGG GGAACCTCGGGGTTTTGGTTTTGTCCAGTATCTAGATCCTGCTGATGCTGCTGATGCCAAATATCAGATGGATGGTTATGTATTTCTTGGCAGAGAACTGACTGTTGTATTCGCGGAGGAAAACAGGAAAAAGCCTTCAGAAATGAGGGCAAGAGAACGTATAAG GGATCAATCTTATGATCAAAGGCGATCTCCACTTGAATACTCCCGCTCACCACGTTATGAACAGAGTTATTCACGTAGGCTAGATTATTATTCTCAATCTCCTAGGCGAAGGAGATATCCAAG GTCAATTTCACCTAGAGATAGAAAATATAGAGAGCGATCTTACTCAAGGTCTCCTTATGGCTCGAGGAGCAGGAGTCAGAGTATTGAATACTCAAGATGA